The DNA segment GATCAAGGAAAGAAGACGAGTCAGGCAACGTACGAACGAACATGAAATCTATCTTAGTTGCTCGCAACGATATTGGTTTAGCCGGAATCATTTACAGATAactaataaatattaattgaaCATATTAaagttgtaataaaaattggGCCGGTCTCACGGTgcagttgtcaactcgtacgacttaacaacatgtacGCCATCAGTTCAAACGTCGAATGTACCGTGCCCCCATATGGAGGACTAACTAAGCCTATAAGTGGAAcgggcaggccttgaccgacaaaggttgttgtgccaaataagaagaagaagagaagaagaagttataaaataattaaaaaatgtgTAACAATCACGACAGAACCTAGGCAAATAATTTCGTCTCAAATTTGAGTTGGAACATTTTATTCTGGTGCATTTTATTTCGCAATAAAGTACCGAGCCTTTTCATCGGCTGTCTGAATATCCGTGTTGTTCAAAAATCCCTAGGAGGAGATATGAAAAACAATTCATTGACAGATATCCAAacgaaaaccaaacaaaaattcttatttttttccaaaaacaatgttaaaaataCTTGGAATTCAAAAAAATCACTATGAGTATGGACAAACGGTATTCTACTGATTTTTATGCATGAAATTATCTTTTTCAGACTCTCAAATtctgttcatttttttaatttatcttcTGCTTCAACTTCTTTACCCGTGTAGACACTGCTGCAGTAAAACACGATCCCTCTACTGTACTGACAGCATCCTCCCCGATTCCACCTGTCACCTCAACTGACAGTTTGGtttctgttttggttttttccaCTCGCTGTCAAAGGAAAATATCTGGCCGCAGCAAAATCGCACCGTGTCTGCGTACGGGAAAATCGAAAGCAAAAATGAGCCTATTCCTGCGTTCAGTGGCGAGAGCTGGTGCTACGCAATGGTAAGCTTCTGCCGAAAGTGCCAAAACACAAACTGCCTTGAGTTGATTGCAATCATCAACAAGAACGAACTTCCCTTCATGCCACTTGCTCCTCCCGGCTGGATGGATGGTTGTGTAATCGAAATTGTTTTGTGGCAACTGATatcctttttctcttccccTCCGCAAGGATGCGTGCATCACTCTCGACGTCATCGATCGCGTTCAAGGATCCGAAGGCACAAAAGGAAGCCCCGATACTGGACGCTAGCGTTGTTCTCGCCGATGCAGAGGAGCGTGCCCGTGACCACCTTCCCACGATCACGGTGCCGACCAAGGTTAGTTGATGGTTATTGTACGGTGCAAAGAGGTAAATCGAATCCTCAACAAAACACATGTTTGCCTTCCCTTTCAGGTCGATATTAGCCCCATTACTGGCGTGCCGGAGGAGCACGTGAAGGAGCGTCGGGTGCGCATCTTCATGCCGGCCAAGAACGCGATGCAAAGCGGTACGGACAACATCCACCACTGGAGCATCGAGTTCGATAACCGCGAGCGCTGGGAGAACCCACTGATGGGATGGTCCTCAACGTGAGTGTTTGCGTTTGCGGGGACGTTGCGAAAGTGcattttgttgtaattttcTCCTTTCACCACATTCTAGCGGTGATCCATTGTCGAACATGCGCGTCGACTTCACCAGCGCCGACGAGGCGATCGCCCACTGCGAGAAGAACGGCTGGAGATGGTTCGTGGACAAGCAGGAGGTGCAGAAGAAGCCGCGCGTCAAGAACTACGGCATCAACTTTAGCTGGAACAAGCGTACCCGCGTGTCGACCAAGTGAGAAGGTGttttaaagaagaagaagaagaatcgtGGACATCAAACAAACCGGTGCCGTTGTTAGCTATCGTTGTAAATAAGAGACACCTCCTTAAAAATCGTGTCAATGAACTAACGTGTTTTCTCCATCCTAGTATGCCGATCGTTTCTTTCCCCACACAGGGGGTTCACTGTGCGAACGGTCAAAGCCTTCTTTTCGGTTTGGGAACGAAATGTTCCCTTCCTCGTCAAGTTTATTCAAGTTCATCAAAGCTTACGGGCTAAAACGGTTCAACGGTTTAATTCGAACAGGCACTGTGCGCCATTGAGTTCAACTTTAAGCTGATTTCACGATCGCcgcatacaacaacaaaaaagtccaACTAACGGTTACTTTAATTCAAAATGCTCCTACTAAAATGGACggaaaaaagtacaaaaaaaggcGCTTGAGGTAACCACCAAATAATCCTAATAATTCTTCGAATATCCCGATGGACCACCATCCATCTGCAGCTGTTCCAGCTGTAGCTGCTTTCGGATCGCCCCGAGCTGCGTCAACACACGCGTTGATCccttttcattcacttttgTCCGTTCAACGGCGGGTACCTTtttggaaaaagaaaagctgtTGTTTAAGAGTTCCTTTTCTACCCCTTTTACTCCACTCTTTCGTACCTCCCATTTCTTCTCCATCAGCTTCAGGGCGTCACTTTTCAGATTGTCCGGTCGATCACTTACGTACACTTTCGGGGGCGAAAGCGATGGAAGCAGTGGTCCGGTTTTGTTCCCCTTCACACGATCATTGCTGTGCTGCTCCTGCTCACGATGATTatggtggtgttgttgatgatgatgatgggaagaatgatgatgatgatgatggtaatcGTTGTGCTGTTGCCCTTTACTGTTGCCCTTTCTACCATTGCCACGCTTCATCCAAAGCGTGTTGTAGTGTCGCACGTACTTGGCAATCCGGTCATCCATCAGATCGTCCCCGACGGTGGCGGACGAAGTTTCCCCGTCCCCATCGGACAACGGTGGGCTGTCGGGCGGAGCGTATCGGGACGGTCCCGCCCCTCCCGATCGCAGCTTATTGTCCACAAACACCTCCCCGTTGCGGATGTTCACGGTGAAGACCGGTTCCGGTGGCTTCTTGCTCGGATGGAACAGCGAATCCTTGTCGATGTTGAGCGAGAACGGTGGCTTGCGGTAGTTGTTGCGCACAATCACTGGATTCAGCACGTCCAGGTCGCCGTGCTCGTTGTCACTCTCGTGATACTGGATGTCGATCACCTTGAAGGGGTTCTTCTGCGACGGTGAaacggtgctggtggtggtggtggtggtggtggccacCGCCCGATGTACCTGCACATCATCGTCGTCCGTTTCGAGTGGGGCGCGATGATGTCGGCGCTCCGTGTGATGATACTGCTGCTTCTTCGGATGGTAGAGGAAGTTTTTGTTCTGTTGGTCCGCCTCCGTCGACAGTGTGCAGACGGCACACAACGATGCTCCCTTTGTTCCATTCATCGCTCGCTTCATTGTCCGTTCGCATCTTATGCAGCGACTATTACCGTCCTCCCCCCGCTTGCCACCATTGTACGCCTCCGGTCGTTTACACTTGGCGCAATGCTGCCGGCGCTTGCTGTGCTTCCCCAGCGCTGGCTGCAATGGAAGACGCGACCGATCACCGTCCGTCCGGCAGCTCTTACAGTACTGGAACCGATGATCGTCCaccgctcctcctcctcctcccacCATCACCGACGTGTCGGCCGTCGTTTCGCTGGAAGATTCATAGTCCTCCTGCTCGGTGGACAGGGCGAGCGCGTTCGTAGAGACGGCTGGCGCAACCGACACGAACGGATGCAGATGGGTGGGCTGCTGTTTCTCCTGCTGCTGGGTGGCCGAGTTGCTTATGTACCGCTGGTACGCCGCCTTTGTCCGCTCGTCGCCGGAAGAGAATGCCCCGCCGTTCGGTTGCGGAACGGTTGGCTTGGTGTCGGAGGAAGCAGCCGCCGCGGCGGCTTTACCGCCATTTTCCGAAAATGCTTTCCGCTGGCCATCGTACGGGTTGAAAACTTTGTGATCGTTCTCCAGGTTCGCGAGCAGCTGCAGCCGGCGGATGTGGTTCTGCTCGTTGGCGATGCGGATCTTCTCGCTGCGCAGCCGCTCGTGCTCGAGCTGCTCCTCTAGCTGCATCGTTTTCAGCTGTTGCTCCAGTCGGCTTTAATGGGTTTAATTcatagattaaaaaaaagaaggaattCGAGAGTTTTGTAGAGTAAAAAAACGGTACtaaatggaacaaaaagaGTAAATTTGCGTGACGGAATTTTGGCCCTAATAGGCTCGTGCCAATTGCAATGAGATAAGAACGATTTTTGAGGTCATTATTTTAGCaagaaaaagcaacaatttaaCAACCGTTTCTTCTCACAAAAAGGCTCCATTATTAAGCTTTCCTTTTAAGTTAAATGCCCAACTCCGTGATCGAATGCAATTACCCTCAAATGTAACATAACCTATTGCCTTAattgttgtgtgcgtgtgaaagCTTTTCTAAAATTTCCAATTATGCCCGCCTCCCCTCCCCTGCTTCGGCTCCCGCCACTCTTTATACCTGGTCAGCATTTCCTCTTCGAGCTTTTCCTTCTCGCGCAACCGTTCGACCTCTTTGCGCTTTTCCTCGATCTGCTTGATGAGCTCCTTCTGGTATTCCAGCTTACGGCGGCTTTCCTCCTGTTCGATAGCGGGGTCGTCGCGCGTTGGTTGTGTGAACATGTGAAGGAAAAAGACAGTTTGAATTAGTTTCAAATAAAgcagaaaaacaaagaaaacaggtAACAAATTCCGCCACGAATGCTTGTTAAGAGAAAAGTCGTAAAATAGTCCAAAATTTTGTTTCGTATTCAAAATAGCTCATTCTCCCCCAACCCATATACGTACATCGGCCAACATCCTGTTCCTGCGATCGATAGTGTCTGTGTTAAGAATGGTAGGCAGATCAGTATGGGCTAAATCTTGGATCAACTTCTCACGCGGGCTACCTTTGCGGTAGTTGGAGTTCCCCTCCGCCACCAGTGACTTGCCAAAGCGGACCTGTGGTTGACCAgtggcaccaccaccagggccagtgccagcagcagccggcggGCTTGTAGGAGCATTGCCAGTTCCCTTCTCATTGGTTGCTTCCGTTCCGCCGGGTGATTTGCCCGTGCCGTACTTCTGCATGTACTGCTGGTGTTTCGTCGTCACTTCCGGGATCTACAACAGTGTGGAAAAGTGTGTTAATTGATTGCTCATgagtaaacaaaaaagcgggtttgtttttcctaaaATTTGTGCCGgtttgaagaagaaggaaagaaagcgaattgctttacaaaattaaactaaaactaaGTGGAGGGTTTGTGACCTCGTGTGACTTTACAACACTAATATTTACTACGGAATTTGCACCGTGTGTGCCTCTCTAAAGTAAGGTGATGGTAGAGCGCTAGCCGAAGTCAAAGAACCAGAGGATAGTTTACCGCGTTAGCAatgaaatttacatttttcaaataCTCTTGATACTCCTGCTGGCGCGTACGGGACAGGaccgttttcttttccttctgctTTTTGTTGAAACTCGGAAAGTACGAAAAGAACGTATCCGAGACCCACTGTTCCATCTCATCCTGcaaatgaaagaaaagaaagagagagaaagagggttTATTAAACTACATTGTTGGAAAGGAAATTCATTAGAGGTTGGTTGTTGCACGCACAATCGGGAATCGGAATGGCGTTTTAACGTCCTGCCGCTGTGCGTTTCATTCCCTGAAATAGGTCGTGGTTCGGTAGAAACGGAATCAGATATTTATAGATGAATGTAGCGGTACGATTATCATTTGCATAACCATTTTGGTGGCTGACGCGCCACGTGCATTCACTTTAGCGCCCAGAACGATATTGATCCAAGTAAGAACATGTTTTGTACGTCAATGATTGCCCTTTAAGGAAGCCCAGGAAAGGGCATGAAACCATTGTTGCCTTTGTAAAGTCATTTTCTAGTAACATTAAAGAGAAAAGCTTCATTTCTAGCTTGTACTGGTTGCCATTGCACACCTTTAAAGGCCTCCTAAACACTGCGCGGCGTTCAATGCTATCGTCGGCAAGGATCTACTAAACGGAAGGTAAACACATTGCACAAGTTGAAAGCCAGCCACTCTCataaacatttcatttccacgCCACACGGCAGCGAAAGTTTCAATTTACATTCCtcacaagtgtgtgtgtctgtctgcaTTGTATGTTGCCGTATTTTCATAATGATCATGTAAAACTATCCATTGCGACCACACTAGGTAGCTTTTAGTCGCCAGCTTTCACGCAGGATGTCCCCCGTACCCTTGGGACGTGGCGTTAAACGTTTCCATGTATCACTTGTATTCCTGTCTGTTTCTgtagtttgtttttagtttcaaTGTAGAACTCAGGCAAAAAGTCTTGTCTGCACAGGAAATTGCAAAACTAGCGACTACCGGAAAAGCGGCATCGCATCATCTCAACGGGCAACCAAAGCCCAACAAACATCCAGTGGCACAATGaaccctctctatctctctctcccgggTTTGTTAGATaatggaattgtttttttacaataacaaCCGATGTTGTAATTTAAAAAGTTGTAAAGTTTATCAACCCCGCGTGAAAGGTACGCCGCAGCGTTAACACTCACGAGGTAAGCGGTCCGCTTTAGCCAACCACGAACTATTCTAAGCTGGGAGCTTTTTTACCTTCTGTCCCCCATACCGTGGTGCGATGTGTATGAATGTCCTATGAAAGTTACGAGGCACGAGCTGTTCGTGACGAGGTctgttgaaaaatgtaatATCATCATCAACGCGCCACCACAAACCCATTGCCACCCATTTCCACGCTACGCTAGACTACTGGCTACTGGTAATGGTAGCAGCAATACGAAATAATCACTTTCCTACAGACCACTCACCAGACACTAAGGTTCTTAGCGGTGGAAGGTTGACGTTTGCGGTTCGTACCCCCCTTTATGAAATTGAATATTATAGTTTTCTTCTActggaaattgaaattgtgctgagtttcctacaaaaaaagcttcaatagtaAGGATTTTCCAGCAGTGTTTCATGGTCGTAGAGCGACATGCTTAAAGCCTTCTTCAAGGTTGACTTCCCCTACAGTTAAGTGGCTACTTCCGGCGTGGGTTAAGTTGCCAATTATCTTGCGGATTTTGATGGAATAGGAATAAATTTGTACATCCATTTGTTTAACTTCAGCATGTTTAGGCCCGGTAGAAGGCGACATGCATTCGACACAAATTCGAGCCTTGTGCTTTGTAACGGTTTCTGAAGTTTGCTTCTAATTGTGATGCTTGATGTACCAATGGTTTCGGAAAAAACGGAAGAGATCGTTTGTCTAAAACAATATACGTAGGCTTCTGGAGGCTCCCAAGTTTCTGGAAGCTATATTCATCATTTTTCAGCAGATTGGGACATTCTTATACTTGTTTAATGCAGGGTTAACGAtacttccttcttttttgaaatataattcctaaaatttcttttaaaatacCTCTTTGTAGAGTCATTTCAAGCCTGAAAAACGTATTAAAAGTACCAAATATTATTAGATAGCAACAGTGAAATGTTAGATTACGATAAAACCAGTAAAAAGgcaagaaaacagaaaatgaCCTCCATTTTACCCACATTTTCGCcgtaaaaaaaactcgtttGCCGCAACATAATGCTTTCCATCCTTCAAAATAACGCCTTTCCATAAGTAATCTGTTCCTGCCGAACCACAGGTCTGAGACGTCCGACTACGCCCTTCCTTCCCGCCACGTCGACGGTAGGTCTCGGTCGATATAATAACATAATataataacacacacacgtcactCACTCTCATATTCCCGCGGCAAAGTCCCGTGTTGGGGGAATGATCTTAAAACAGGCGAAAACAGGCGGAACCTTTTAAGCACCCAAGGGAAAAAGCGGTATTATAATTTTCAATCGCCTGACTAAGAAAAGTCTGCCCTCCTCTTCACGGTCACTGTGCGCTTTTTTTGCCCAACTGTACTACAAAATGGGtttgtaaatttaaaattcCATCATTGAACGGGTAAAACGGCTCAATGAAAGGGTAAAATGTAGAGCAATGAGGTCTCGTTTTTCGCTTCATTCAATGgcgcttttctttttcggtgTAAAGGAACCATGACATTCATATCTTAATTACTGGTTGCAATGAAGCAATCATTAACTTTCCTGTTAATTTAAAACGATTATATTCATTGTTGGCAGcccttaaacaaaaaaagaggaaacgaTATACGATTAAAACGCTTTCACTTAAAAGCTCATGCTCCTATCCCAATCCGTGCCACTTTACTTGCCGTCGGCCATACATTCCGTATTGACTAACAGCCAATAAGTGGTCCGGGTCCTACATCTTCTCCCAATTAATATGCGATATTCTCCACCTTTCCCCGCCTTTCCAATCTCCAAACGCTGCATTCGACCCGCGGCGATTGACTGACGGCGGCTCCGCGCGGTGACACTGATTCCACTATGCCGGCAGGATCAGTTTCTCTCTCCCCCATCTTGATTTTATGTCAAGTGCGATGGCCAGGAATTGATGCCGACGAATTTAGGACGGAATTGGAATTAATTTCCAATTTCTAGATGCCCAAAACAGAACGCCCGTTTAGATGAGAAATGGTCGGGACATGTGAAGGGGGAGAGCCAGTCGGACGAACGCCGTCGTCTGGGCTTGAATCATTTGTGGAGGGGTGGCTGGTGGTTGATTGTCAACGCAATATGCATCGCGGTCAACTTGGGCAACGTTTGAGGAAGTAAAGCTCTGGCTGTACTACTACAGCGGGACACAGGACCAATTTATTTTAGGCCATCGTGTACTGGCGATACCCATCAAACGTCGTGGGCCAGTTTCTTTCTCCCCCCTGCCTGAGATGATCTGATTCCATCCCATTCACGAGTACTACACATTACGTACGCAACGACCCCCACTCGAGGATCAGTTTGGAGGTTAGTAGAGCGTGTGAGTAAACCCAGAAAAAAGACTACCGCTACCAAAAACATAAGGCTTCAGAATTGCATTCTTGCGCAGAATAATTTGTGATGGTTTTTGGCTCTTTTCGGGTGAGGCAGGGAAGATAAATTATGTGCCGAATGGGGCGAGAATGGGAGCGTGATTCTAATGTTGTGGTATTCATTAATTataggagttttttttacggGTTTGCATTGTCATACGTGAAGGACAGATTGGGGCGACGATGGTCAATTCGATCGATAGGAGCTATAAAACCGTATAGACGTGTTGTACTTTTACATAACCAGGGGAAGATACTTATGACAATGTAGCCTTATTTATACACTAAATAGAAGATTTACTCATACATTCCCCTTAAACCGACATAATTACTTTATCATTAAGCTAGAAACTGTATGATTTGTATCACCTGCATGAATGAAATCGACAATTTAGGCAAATTGCGAATAAATCAATTGCGCAAAAGGTAAACAGAGCTGATTGAAATCAATTTCGCTTGCACAAAGGAcatgtttttcctttccaattACCGATATGTATCGGCAGCCTTCCTCCAGGTGACTTTGTTGGCGATGAATGGACAAATAGAGATTATTATCATTCTATTATCGTTAACACACCACCTTGCCGGGTCGCGTACTCGCTTCTCTATGTCAGCTGAGCGTAATGAACATTCTGGATTGAAGATTTACAAGATTAATTTACGATCGAAACGATAGAAATTTAATGTAAATGGTTAGTAATTCACAATAATCCGTTATCACCTATGTCAAAGCTcataaatttaaacatttagTTAAATTTAATATCGTAAACACAATCCTCTTAAGACGGATTGAACTCTACTTGAACATTATCTGCCGATCGACGATCATGTCACGATCCCgtttgaataacaaaaaacctcAGCAAGCTGTTTTTATTCAACTTGCTCGGAATTCAAATTGTAGTTATGACAACGGGTAAAGCGAGATATCAAGAACCATTCTGTGAGCCACTGCTTTTCCCCGAAAAGTGAAGCATTGTTTCGTCCTCCCCCTCACGAAGACAAATCACTCAATGGGTTGAGAACGCGACATAAACAATAGCCCAGATCCCGTTACCGGCAAAGCGATGAGGcttatttaatgaatttaattcaatGCGTCACTTACTGTCCCGCACCAATTCCAAGGTAATCCAAAGTGATCGGATCTGAAGAAGATCGAGCGGCAGTGGCGTGGTGATGATTATCAATGAATGTTTTATCACATAATTAAACATATAATCGCATTTTTTTCACATCGTCAACACCATTAACACGCAACTGATTAACATGCCGGCTCGGTAGTAGTTGCACAAAAGGAACGCACAATCGGAACTGGAAGACAAGACGAAACGGTACAATATCGACAATCGGATACGGAGAAAACAAACGCGCACGGCCACCGTGGTGCGGTGTAAGTCTTGCCAAGTGGTCGTCTTGGAAGGCACTGGCAGGCAAACGGTTCTCGAACCACACCGACCGACCTCTGCCCAATAGCAGGACGTTCGTTCGTAAGTCTTCGCTATTTCAAACAGGATTCGACCAGGAAAGTCACTGCGCCGAATCCGTGGCCAGTTCGTGGCGAAATATTGTATTCATCCTTCAATTACTACTCACCTGTTGCGGCGACATTTGTTTCGCACGGGCTGCCGACGGGactgttgctggtggtggtgatggtgctgcgtCGGTTGGTGTCGTCGGGGTGGCCACAACATTGCGCGCCCGGTGGTCCATGTTTGGCCGTGAATCAATAGAGCTGGCAGAAGAAACATTTCGCTCGCGGGGTGCTTTTCCGCTTGGTCCGGCTTCCACATCGGGTACCGTGGCCGTTTTCTTACTAAGCTGAGAGTTGACCTTTTCCTTCGATAGCTTATCGTTGGCGGGACAGTTGTCGCTAGCTATCTCTTCCACGGAAACATCATCCTTTTGCAATTCTTCCGGGCGGGAAGGTGTATGTCGTGTGTGTGGATCTTCCTGCTTGATACGCTGGATACGCTCCTTATCCAACTCTAGTAACTGTCTTTGCTTTGCTATAAACGCTTCTAGCTCCTTCGAGTATTCGGTGTACGACATTGTGTATCTTTCAacaaacaacttaaaaaaaaaaaacttttttcaacAAATCTGTAGCACAATGCAATCGACCGTTTACAATTTCCGAAAAATGAAGCCGTTGTCTTGACATTTCGCGTTGACAGTTAACGGCTGTCAGTTTGCTTTGTTGTGCTGTGAGTACGCAGTGCCCAGCTCCAACAGTCACGTGGAGGACATTCAAAGTTAAAAATAAGTTTTTGCTATGCTATATGAGAAACatcgttttttcttcaattaacCCGAATTGTAGGCACTTTTTTAATGATCGTCTGGTTGCCAATAATACCATTCTTTACTTTGCGCTGCTTGCGCTTGCAGATTCTTGTTATCATTTTGATGCGCAAGCAGGAAAGGATGAGATTTCTCATGGAAAAGTACGCCAGCTCAACCAGCGTGATGATGCTGAAGCCGAAGAAAAACTCCAGAATGCTGCCGGTGGACACTAGAACCAGAAAAAACACGATATTTAACTTTTACATTACCCTCATTGCGCTTCACATTATCTCACCCATCGCATCGATAAAGTCGAAAATGATTCTTCGACTGTAACGAATTTTCGGTATGCGGATGCTCCATTTAATTACCGGATCGTTAAACCAGAACGTTGAGCCGTAGTGCTGCAGCGTGAACGTGACATCGTCACAGTTTTTCAGGCAATTACACGCACCAAAGATTTCCCGCAGCTCGTCGGCCGTCAGAAAGGAGATGTAGCTTTGGTACAGCTCCACACAGGCAAGTTGCGATAGCTTGCAGTACTTTGAGGGATCTATTAAACAGGATACGATAAAACTAACATGTTGTAGAGTTAGTTTTTCGAAAAGAGTGTCTAGAGTTACCTGATATTTGATAAAAGTAAGGAATGCAATCGCAATGCTTGAGAAATAGGTAGAATTTGCACTCCAGTAGACACAACCCGTACGAATAGTACTCCGGAAAGAACTTCAAGTTGGACTCGTGCGGAAAGCGACATTTTCGTTGCTTGATACTTAAACTCTTCAAGGCGGGAACGGACGTAATTGCCAGTGCATTGAAATCCATCTTGGTGAATGTGAAAAATCCTCGCTCGATAAGCAGTGACTTCCGGATCGTTGGCATCTCATACGGGCTGTGAAAGAAAATCTTCCCAAAAATGCTTTTTACAAGCGATCGTCTGCAGACCTGAAACATTTCACCAAACAACTTACATTCCCATTAGAGGTACAGTTCGATATCGTTGCCGATGCTTCCCCATTGAACACGCTCACTTCGTACAGCTTTTCGTCCGGCGCGTACGGATCAATGCTCAGGTACCGACCGATAGCCGTGTTGAACGTGTAGCAAATGCCCATCTCGGTCAGCGA comes from the Anopheles coluzzii chromosome 2, AcolN3, whole genome shotgun sequence genome and includes:
- the LOC120952675 gene encoding uncharacterized protein LOC120952675 isoform X4 → MEQWVSDTFFSYFPSFNKKQKEKKTVLSRTRQQEYQEYLKNVNFIANAIPEVTTKHQQYMQKYGTGKSPGGTEATNEKGTGNAPTSPPAAAGTGPGGGATGQPQVRFGKSLVAEGNSNYRKGSPREKLIQDLAHTDLPTILNTDTIDRRNRMLADEESRRKLEYQKELIKQIEEKRKEVERLREKEKLEEEMLTSRLEQQLKTMQLEEQLEHERLRSEKIRIANEQNHIRRLQLLANLENDHKVFNPYDGQRKAFSENGGKAAAAAASSDTKPTVPQPNGGAFSSGDERTKAAYQRYISNSATQQQEKQQPTHLHPFVSVAPAVSTNALALSTEQEDYESSSETTADTSVMVGGGGGAVDDHRFQYCKSCRTDGDRSRLPLQPALGKHSKRRQHCAKCKRPEAYNGGKRGEDGNSRCIRCERTMKRAMNGTKGASLCAVCTLSTEADQQNKNFLYHPKKQQYHHTERRHHRAPLETDDDDVQVHRAVATTTTTTTSTVSPSQKNPFKVIDIQYHESDNEHGDLDVLNPVIVRNNYRKPPFSLNIDKDSLFHPSKKPPEPVFTVNIRNGEVFVDNKLRSGGAGPSRYAPPDSPPLSDGDGETSSATVGDDLMDDRIAKYVRHYNTLWMKRGNGRKGNSKGQQHNDYHHHHHHSSHHHHQQHHHNHREQEQHSNDRVKGNKTGPLLPSLSPPKVYVSDRPDNLKSDALKLMEKKWEVPAVERTKVNEKGSTRVLTQLGAIRKQLQLEQLQMDGGPSGYSKNY
- the LOC120952675 gene encoding uncharacterized protein LOC120952675 isoform X2; its protein translation is MSYTEYSKELEAFIAKQRQLLELDKERIQRIKQEDPHTRHTPSRPEELQKDDVSVEEIASDNCPANDKLSKEKVNSQLSKKTATVPDVEAGPSGKAPRERNVSSASSIDSRPNMDHRARNVVATPTTPTDAAPSPPPATVPSAARAKQMSPQQDEMEQWVSDTFFSYFPSFNKKQKEKKTVLSRTRQQEYQEYLKNIPEVTTKHQQYMQKYGTGKSPGGTEATNEKGTGNAPTSPPAAAGTGPGGGATGQPQVRFGKSLVAEGNSNYRKGSPREKLIQDLAHTDLPTILNTDTIDRRNRMLADEESRRKLEYQKELIKQIEEKRKEVERLREKEKLEEEMLTSRLEQQLKTMQLEEQLEHERLRSEKIRIANEQNHIRRLQLLANLENDHKVFNPYDGQRKAFSENGGKAAAAAASSDTKPTVPQPNGGAFSSGDERTKAAYQRYISNSATQQQEKQQPTHLHPFVSVAPAVSTNALALSTEQEDYESSSETTADTSVMVGGGGGAVDDHRFQYCKSCRTDGDRSRLPLQPALGKHSKRRQHCAKCKRPEAYNGGKRGEDGNSRCIRCERTMKRAMNGTKGASLCAVCTLSTEADQQNKNFLYHPKKQQYHHTERRHHRAPLETDDDDVQVHRAVATTTTTTTSTVSPSQKNPFKVIDIQYHESDNEHGDLDVLNPVIVRNNYRKPPFSLNIDKDSLFHPSKKPPEPVFTVNIRNGEVFVDNKLRSGGAGPSRYAPPDSPPLSDGDGETSSATVGDDLMDDRIAKYVRHYNTLWMKRGNGRKGNSKGQQHNDYHHHHHHSSHHHHQQHHHNHREQEQHSNDRVKGNKTGPLLPSLSPPKVYVSDRPDNLKSDALKLMEKKWEVPAVERTKVNEKGSTRVLTQLGAIRKQLQLEQLQMDGGPSGYSKNY
- the LOC120952675 gene encoding uncharacterized protein LOC120952675 isoform X1 gives rise to the protein MSYTEYSKELEAFIAKQRQLLELDKERIQRIKQEDPHTRHTPSRPEELQKDDVSVEEIASDNCPANDKLSKEKVNSQLSKKTATVPDVEAGPSGKAPRERNVSSASSIDSRPNMDHRARNVVATPTTPTDAAPSPPPATVPSAARAKQMSPQQDEMEQWVSDTFFSYFPSFNKKQKEKKTVLSRTRQQEYQEYLKNVNFIANAIPEVTTKHQQYMQKYGTGKSPGGTEATNEKGTGNAPTSPPAAAGTGPGGGATGQPQVRFGKSLVAEGNSNYRKGSPREKLIQDLAHTDLPTILNTDTIDRRNRMLADEESRRKLEYQKELIKQIEEKRKEVERLREKEKLEEEMLTSRLEQQLKTMQLEEQLEHERLRSEKIRIANEQNHIRRLQLLANLENDHKVFNPYDGQRKAFSENGGKAAAAAASSDTKPTVPQPNGGAFSSGDERTKAAYQRYISNSATQQQEKQQPTHLHPFVSVAPAVSTNALALSTEQEDYESSSETTADTSVMVGGGGGAVDDHRFQYCKSCRTDGDRSRLPLQPALGKHSKRRQHCAKCKRPEAYNGGKRGEDGNSRCIRCERTMKRAMNGTKGASLCAVCTLSTEADQQNKNFLYHPKKQQYHHTERRHHRAPLETDDDDVQVHRAVATTTTTTTSTVSPSQKNPFKVIDIQYHESDNEHGDLDVLNPVIVRNNYRKPPFSLNIDKDSLFHPSKKPPEPVFTVNIRNGEVFVDNKLRSGGAGPSRYAPPDSPPLSDGDGETSSATVGDDLMDDRIAKYVRHYNTLWMKRGNGRKGNSKGQQHNDYHHHHHHSSHHHHQQHHHNHREQEQHSNDRVKGNKTGPLLPSLSPPKVYVSDRPDNLKSDALKLMEKKWEVPAVERTKVNEKGSTRVLTQLGAIRKQLQLEQLQMDGGPSGYSKNY